A single Kribbella aluminosa DNA region contains:
- a CDS encoding peptidyl-tRNA hydrolase, translating to MEQVLTLVVRVEKKARPSQTDALETAARAVLAILADERSYGEGEWAEAMSAWQDNRIRKITKRARGIEWRRAEALPGITITGTGVGAGGNERADEARGEGIGEARGEGADEARGEGAGESRGEGAGEARGEGAGESRGEGGVPAEVRVFPPTGVDDVPPELVKLQVSGTDFEDTADLPPLEPGVPVLWINPALEMSSGKAMAQCGHAAQLAWWSLPDAARKDWQSSSFRLSVRTATPAHWSALLKTTLPVVQDAGFTEIAPGSKTVIADHPLLTR from the coding sequence GTGGAACAGGTGCTGACGCTCGTGGTGCGGGTGGAGAAGAAGGCGCGACCGTCTCAGACGGACGCGCTGGAGACGGCGGCGCGGGCGGTGCTCGCGATCCTGGCCGACGAGCGTTCGTACGGCGAGGGGGAGTGGGCGGAGGCGATGAGCGCCTGGCAGGACAACCGCATCCGCAAGATCACCAAACGCGCCCGCGGCATCGAGTGGCGCCGAGCCGAAGCCCTCCCCGGCATCACCATCACCGGAACCGGAGTAGGCGCCGGCGGAAACGAGAGAGCCGACGAGGCCCGGGGCGAGGGGATCGGCGAGGCCCGGGGCGAGGGAGCCGACGAGGCCCGGGGTGAGGGGGCTGGCGAAAGCCGGGGCGAGGGAGCCGGCGAGGCCCGGGGCGAGGGGGCTGGCGAAAGCCGGGGCGAGGGGGGTGTGCCGGCTGAGGTTCGGGTGTTTCCGCCGACGGGGGTGGACGACGTACCGCCGGAGCTCGTCAAGCTCCAGGTCAGCGGCACCGACTTCGAGGACACCGCGGACCTCCCGCCCCTGGAACCCGGCGTACCAGTCCTGTGGATCAACCCGGCCCTGGAGATGTCCAGCGGCAAGGCGATGGCGCAATGCGGTCACGCAGCCCAGCTCGCCTGGTGGTCCCTCCCCGACGCCGCCCGCAAGGACTGGCAGTCATCCAGCTTCCGGCTGTCCGTCCGAACCGCCACCCCCGCCCACTGGTCCGCCCTCCTGAAAACCACCCTCCCCGTAGTCCAGGACGCCGGCTTCACCGAAATAGCCCCCGGTTCGAAGACCGTGATCGCCGATCACCCTTTGCTGACGCGGTAG
- a CDS encoding dihydrofolate reductase family protein, giving the protein MRTCIIGRRLFDLTNGWNGSNRVPSNGERVFVVTHEPPTDWPFPDAPFTFVNGIEEAVAQAQAFADVSITGGNITGQAIAAGLVDEVAYNLMPALLGTGIRFFGEYVGPESSSTTRASSKVTVSHICTTASAKGDRRSRSSNRGLFR; this is encoded by the coding sequence GTGCGCACCTGCATCATCGGACGGCGGCTGTTCGACCTCACGAACGGCTGGAACGGCTCGAACCGCGTACCGTCCAACGGCGAACGCGTCTTCGTCGTCACCCACGAACCGCCGACCGACTGGCCGTTCCCGGACGCTCCCTTCACCTTCGTCAACGGCATCGAAGAAGCCGTCGCGCAGGCCCAGGCGTTCGCCGACGTCAGCATCACGGGCGGCAACATCACCGGCCAGGCGATCGCCGCCGGACTGGTCGACGAGGTCGCCTACAACCTCATGCCCGCCCTCCTAGGCACCGGCATCAGGTTCTTCGGCGAGTATGTCGGCCCCGAGTCCTCCTCGACCACCCGCGCGTCGTCGAAGGTGACCGTGTCACACATCTGCACTACCGCGTCAGCAAAGGGTGATCGGCGATCACGGTCTTCGAACCGGGGGCTATTTCGGTGA